TGCTTCGAGCTGTTTTCATCACTGGCAAGAACGTCAACGTTGCCGGTatctttctctttttcgCAGGCCTCTATGCGGTCATCTGTGGAATCATCTTCTTTTCATGTCGAACGGCCGAGTCTATGGCTTCAGAGTTGCGAAAGAAAGCCGAAGCGTCCACCGACTGCAACTGCGACGGACCCGGACACGAAGGAGCcactctcaaggagttctTCACCGACAAGACCGCCTGGCTGTTTCTGCTCTGCTTTGTGTTCATCGGAGGCCCGTTTGAGATGTTTCAGAACAACATGGGGGCTATTCTGGACACTGTGACGGTGGAGAACGCGGACTCGCCCTCTTTCTCCACCCACGTGTCTCTGTTTGCAACCTTCTCCACGGTTTCGCGTCTGGTGGTGGGATTCTCGTCAGAGGCAATGGAATCTCACGTGTCACGACCCGTGCTTCTCAGTGTGATTGCCCTGGTTGCAGCATGCATCCATCTGATGGTGCCTTCTGGAATCTTCACCGTGTTTGACAACGCCAAGTACTTTTCGGTTGTGACCATCGTTAACGGCTTTTCGTATGGCTCGTCGTTCACCCTTGTGCCCACCATTGTCACCAAAGTGTGGGGTATCGCCAATCTCGGTACTATCTGGGGCTCCTTCATTCTGGCTTTGGCTGTGGGGTCTCTTGGCTACGGGCTGCTATTTGCCAAGGTTTATGACGCTGCCAGCGAGGTGGGGGTGGGCTCCATGTCACAGGTTTGTTCAGGCGTGCATTGCTACGGCCTGACATTTGTCATCACCGGCACCGGTCTCGctttcgctgctgctgctgtcttTTTCATTTGGGTCTTCATGTGGAAGAAGCGAGGAATTCACATGTAACTTATATTCATATGCATTGTTGAAGGGATGGCTCACAGTAATTACCAGCACAATGGACTGTCACAAGGGAAGTGTGAGTCGACGTGAAGCTGTTACAATTATGAGTAGGTGCAATTACTCTATGTTTCATGAGAATATGTATGGTTACCGTCCTTGCCTACAGGTACATTTATGGCTTCAAATAAGATACCCCTGACCAAAACAACCTTGCCAGAAGGTGCTTTTGGTCTCGGTAGTGCTATTTCTTAGCTCCCGCGACGGCCAACCTGTCGGCAGCATCGTTTCCGGGGTTTCCAGAGTGACCCTTGACCTTGATGATGTCGACTCGGTCTCCCAGCCTGTTCAACTTGTTGAGAGTGGGCTCAATGATGATGTCTCTGAGTTTTGACAGGCTCGTTATTGGACGTTACCGAGCCGTTGCTCTGCCATTTGTCTCCCCAATTGTTGAGAGAGTTGACGGTGTACTGCGAGCCCGTCTTGATATCGTAGTTCTTGCTGTCGTTTCGGCTGTGCACCTTGGAAACTGTCGTGGACGGCCTCCAGTTCAGCCCGTTAGTTGATTGTTGGCTTCCGGCAACAGGTCGGCTGACGTCATCGGATTTTCCGGCGCTGAAGTACACCCCGACGCTAGCCCTGGCGTTGGACGACtggttgttgctgcagGCTCCGTCAGTGTACACAGTCAGTcgactgctggagctgtagGAGCTGCgggagctgctgctcttgcTCACGcggttggaggaggaggacgagggGGACGAGTAAGATCTGTGGCTACTAGATCCGCTGTAGTCTCCAGAGACATTTGACGAGATATAGCCAATAGGTGGGTCGTAAAAACGAACAATTGAGCCCGCCAAATCAATTGAGCACATTGCAATGGTCTCTAGCAGTAATTTTCTCGAATCTACGCTGCATAATACGGACCATACCATATGACCTTTGCACGAGGGGAGTGTGCAGACTTATGTTAATTTAACATCCACTTACGAGACATCTGTGGGTGTTTCCCTCATCATAGTCGCCACCTTGGGCAACAAGTTTCCACAAGTTTCCACAAGTTTCTACACGACGATGTTCCCTATGTCCTGACTTCTCACTCATGGATATTTTTACCCAATTGGGTGTTAcccggtacttgtagccacAGCCTCTAAGCTCCTCttctatatatatctaGAGAACTCCCCTAtagtatatactgtactagtatatactacagtacatacagtacatacttgcaATATACTGCATAGAGTCTATCCTCTGaaagctacagtatacGATATCAACCTAGCGACAGGTGCACTCTTTCAACAGCGCGCCTAACCTTGGATACTGTACTATAACTCTTGAGAAGAGCTTTATAGGTCCTCGGCAACCCAGCACCTATTTCTGAGTGTGTTTCCCCTTGGTCAGATTGTGACACCCGAGAGTGGGGGTCTCCGTGTATGACATCGTTACTGAGGAAGCAACCTTCGTCTTCGACAATGTTAGCGCGCTACAGTCGGATGGGCAGGAAGTTATTTCAGAGTACAATACATGCTGTACTTCTTCATCGGGGGTTTAGCCACATCCATTGACGCTGTCTATGGCCATAATTAATTACATGTGCAGAAGCTCACAGCCTTGGAGCGACCGAACTCGGGAAATGGCGGCGGGAGGACTTGACACGAAATGGGGAAATGGCACCGATCCTCCAACAAGATTGTCTATTGTAGACAGTTTGCAGAAAGAATGTTCGGACAGGACAACAGAACTCAAGCCGCAGACTTTGGACGAGACAACTCCAATGCGTAGCCATGTCCTATGTCGCCCACATCGGATTTGAGGATGGAATATATGTTGTTTTTGAGTAAACCCGACCGAGTTGGAATAAAAGGGAGTTCTTCAAAAGAGATTGCATACAATGCTAGACTTGCGCAAGGTCGTGAATGTACTGGACCGAATGATCTGTCCTGTTTGGAGTCTCATTCAATGCCACCGTCAGTATACACGAGTTCTAACAATAACGCTCATCTCATTGTACGATGATTGATATTACGCTCAATAACAGAATCATATTACAAGCATCACTTGCAATCCAGCAGATCAACCTAAGTATGACCTCTTCATTAAGCCTCAAGCTCATCTCATCTACCGAAAGTTCCTGTTATCATGCATAATCTATGCTGCTTAAATTTTATATGATTTAGGTGAAAAAATCTTGGTGGAAACACGGCAGCTGTCTCGAAATACAACTGTTTGCGACGCGATATAGATAATAATACAGACATCAATACATACCAATACAGACCAAGACAGACCGAGACATCCGAATTCATCAACAAAAAAGTCCATTACCCTCATTCTTGAGAGAATAGCCAAAACATAATAATCAGCGAACACCCAAACGGAATCAGAAATATCCAATATTACTGTGTCTGTAGTCAAGTCAGCAGATCTATCGCTAGAGATGTGGTAATAATGTAAATGCCACAATGATGTGAAGAAAAATAGGGGAACATGGAGACAGATTACAgtatggtacagtacagcacatacttgtacaagtcaCAGCCACACAGTTTTTTCTTTACGACCTTCTCCAAGTACCAAAACCCAACTACGATATGATATATACCGTCCAGATCCGAAGGTGACATCAGCATCAATGGTCAGAATCAACCGAGACGTCTTCCCAGTCACCCCTACTTGCTTGCTCCAGCTACACCTCCATACCACCTCCATACCCTCCGTAAAAACAGCTCCGACTAGAAAAATACATTTATGGCACTATTCAAAAAGAAATTTGTAGAAGCTCTGGCCACAGTATTGTAACATGAAACATGATTATCATAATTATGTCTTCTGCAATTATTGTCAGTTTATCGAAGGAGTGtgaacatactgtaccagtatgTAGGTGGTGTTGACAGTTACCGAATGTAAAGCTCGCCTATAATCAACAGTAAAGAATGGTTTCCTCAAAATAGTTATATATGGCATGTGGTCCACATATGAACACGTTTCCAACTCGTAGATACATTTTCTTCAGAAAATGTATTACGTAATCACAATTTATAAGGCAGTGGAAACTATTAGCAGGAAATCAAATATCGCCTGGCTAGCTCAATCGGTAGAGCGTGAGACTCTTATTCCAAGGTCATCTCAAGGGCTGTGGGTTCAAGCCCCCACGTCGGGCTTTactttttctctttttaCATGTGCTCGTTTTTAAAGAATATCCAATAATGCTTTTGTGATACCGCACTAACGGATACAGTACTGTGCTTGTAGTATCTGGCGGATCCATGGGATTATCATAACTGGTTAACAAGGAGTCTGCTATCGGCGGATAATTCCGTTGTGTGAATTTTAGAGTTCCGTTTACCATGAATACGAATACGAATACGAATACTTCGTTGTTATGTAAACCAGTCCCCTTTATGATactatcacgtgacagagGAGCGTTGGTATTGTCGTACTTATCTAATTTTTCGAGTTTCGTTCCATTCTTGCTAACATATGACTGTTGTTTTCGACCGTCCATCTTGGGCGTCTAGTTCTTGTAGCAGCGATTGACACCACCATACCTTCAATGACGACACCTTCAAGGAGGATACCTCTGTGGAAGATACCACCATTATTACCCATTCGAAATTTCCATTTCTCAGCATGATATATACCTCCGCTGAACCCTACTTTCTCCCTCACCGaaagctacagtacagtaatcaATCTGAGCTTTACGCTAAGGATTCGATCACCTGAAAGATGCTGTGCTATCGAATGAGACTCAGCCAACACTCGTCCAGGACAAGTAGTTGCCAAATGGAGCCGTACACCTCTTAAAATGACGCAATGACTGAGTTCCACACGAAACTATTTGCAAGAATTGTACTCTTCTCAGGTGGTACCACAGGAGTAACACCTAGGTGAGTGTAGAGCACCCTTCGACATTGGTAGCTCACACGGGTGAAATTACTATTCTGGGTAACAGAGAGCCAGTACGAGCAGCAATGgacagtattgtacttaGCAGCAGGTTGGTTGCTGTGATTCAGCGACCTTGTCTGAGAACCGCCGGGAACTGTAGACCAGAACTACCAGCAAACGAGCAACTTGAACGCATCCAGTGGCACTGTGAACAGTGGGCGCATTCCAGCTCGAGAGCGATACTTGGTCAGCGACACACAGTACCATGACATGTCTAACGAGCCAGCAACTGCAAAGTGTTCCAAGCCATCGAGGATCTGAACAGTTTTTCAGCCAACGACCGACGAGAGCCGAGTCTGTCTCTGATAAGAGCATTGGAGTCCCCGTATACGAGCAAGATACAAGCTGTCAGTCGGAGATGCAACAATCTCATTCGAAAGAAAGAAAGTAGGCTGGTAATTTACAAAGGAAAGAGCATATGACTTGAGCTGAACCGCTGAGAACAATACAACGAATGAACCGATGAGTCCCACCCAAGCTATCACTTGCAGTCGAGCTGTAGGAGattggtacaagtacataccgGAATACACCACCTTCGAATGAAACCGAGGTCAGGAAAAGTGAAGGTCGACTGCTGGTGTCCAACTTGTCCAGCAAGTATGCGAGAGTTCCACTGAAAGCGACTGTCAGATCTGAAGATTGACTAAACATGGTTGAATCACAGTGTTGCACTGCAAAAGATCAAAGTAGGACTGTTGATTCGTTGTCACACATAGGTTGGAGACGTGGCAGGCAAAAGAAAAGCCATTCGCGagggaaaaagaagaattgcagcacccaggattctcgtatggtctcccactacaatactaactgggctctctggtgcttgactatggctgatcggacgggaagccgtattttcaccaggatatggccgcaactgTCGGAAACAGTGTCTGAGAGCTTTCGACAGGCCAAagaagtcacgtgaagagaaaaaatatGAAGAT
The Yarrowia lipolytica chromosome 1A, complete sequence genome window above contains:
- a CDS encoding uncharacterized protein (Compare to YALI0A16060g, similar to Saccharomyces cerevisiae MCH1 (YDL054C); ancestral locus Anc_4.229, weakly similar to uniprot|Q07376 Saccharomyces cerevisiae YDL054c MCH1) — translated: MVDERTPLKAVTTREDAPTAVMRPKPVGKSIFALSILGTLSAASISLFSMYGQTLQHKLGFTQVQVNSVSISSLLGMYLLMPVIGYLGDTYGSNYLALFSWITFPASYSIASGIFSTAADWHRETGEALPRAAPEMALCFFFIGASTSCMYYASLKASAHSMSVYFAEDGKLQTYTPGYAIWGPVAAFGLSSLWQSQLLRAVFITGKNVNVAGIFLFFAGLYAVICGIIFFSCRTAESMASELRKKAEASTDCNCDGPGHEGATLKEFFTDKTAWLFLLCFVFIGGPFEMFQNNMGAILDTVTVENADSPSFSTHVSLFATFSTVSRLVVGFSSEAMESHVSRPVLLSVIALVAACIHLMVPSGIFTVFDNAKYFSVVTIVNGFSYGSSFTLVPTIVTKVWGIANLGTIWGSFILALAVGSLGYGLLFAKVYDAASEVGVGSMSQVCSGVHCYGLTFVITGTGLAFAAAAVFFIWVFMWKKRGIHM
- a CDS encoding uncharacterized protein (Compare to YALI0A16082g, weakly similar to uniprot|Q9UST8 Schizosaccharomyces pombe Ribonuclease H), with the protein product MVWSVLCSVDSRKLLLETIAMCSIDLAGSIVRFYDPPIGYISSNVSGDYSGSSSHRSYSSPSSSSSNRVSKSSSSRSSYSSSSRLTVYTDGACSNNQSSNARASVGVYFSAGKSDDVSRPVAGSQQSTNGLNWRPSTTVSKVHSRNDSKNYDIKTGSQYTVNSLNNWGDKWQSNGSVTSNNEPVKTQRHHH